The Tripterygium wilfordii isolate XIE 37 chromosome 23, ASM1340144v1, whole genome shotgun sequence genomic sequence ATTCCAGACTGTCACAAGCGCCTAGAGTCCTCGCTAGCAGACCTGAAAGGAGCTTTGGTATGATAATATTGTATCATTAGTATTTTGTGCTGTCAGATAACATTGTATCATTAGTTTTTTTGCTGTATATGTTGACACTAGCCTGCCAAAGTCGTCTGAGAGTAGCACAATTCATACATTAGAATAAGCAGACTTGCATGACTAATTACCTAGTTGCTTTGGCTGCTAGATTATGAGTATGTCTGGAGAATAATTTCTTTGGTGCACTATAAGTGTCATTAGGTTTTCATCAGCCATGATGTTGGATGTCGAATCCCACACCCAAGCACTTTGGGCTGCTTGCTGGGATTCATATCAATGGTCCCTCTGGATGGAATTGCATGTCTTGGTGGAACTAGGTAGCCACTGTGTTTACCGAATGTAATGCAATAGAGCCTGGATAGCTAATTAGTTGGGTAATTCACATGTATGCTTATGCAAAATTCCGGCTTAACTGAAGTTTGGTTCCTGCCGTTGTTCTTAgttctgatttttttctttagttTGTTAGTGAAACTACATGTCCTTTGGAACTCATTTGCTTACATTCAAAAGGAGGTTCTCTCCTTAGTATGAGAAATTAGTACTATGAATTCCTTGGCTTTCAGTATAATAATTTGTATAATGAATGCTATTGAATAATCATGAATCATTTTCCAAAGTGATGGTATAATAGTATGTGCCATTTATTCAAAACTTTTTCTGTATTTTAGGCTGAGCTGGAAGAATTGGATCAGAAAGAAGGTCTTGAAATGGAGGATGCTCGAACCACTATAACGGAGGTTGAAAAGCTGTTTCAAACGACTGAAGATTAGCGTCCGAGTTTTTTTTGGCAGGATTGAAGTAAAGAACATGACGTGAATGTTGATGGATTTGCTTTGGTCTGTTTTCATGGTGCAATCAAAGGGAACTTAGGCTTCTTGTGGGTTTCAAATTTGTCTGATATTTGTGCTCAAAATATTTGTTGTGACTGGTTTTCCCCCTTGTGTACATAAAGAATTGCTGCATTTTTTTTCAAGGTGAAACAAGTTGGAATGATTGCTTTTATTTGACGACTAGAAATTGAAAATGTGAGTGAAATGGTGTAGAACATTGTCCCTTGTAATACCATTATCGGACAATTCAGAGTcccggtgttttttttttgttcccgcTATCCCAAATTAGATTACATCCACCAGAGATGGCAAATCCGCAGAGTTCTATGAACCATATGCGATGGTATACAGATCGACAGATGAGAAAACCAAGGAAAAATAATGTCATCTTCTGTTCATGAGAATTTATGACCATGGTTTCAGAAGGAATGGCGAGAACCTCTCCTGAGTCTTCTAGGGAAAGGTCTGCATGCCACAATGCTAAGATCAACAGCTGCGGCGAGAGCCATAAAGATGGCAGCATCCTCCACACATGTTATATGTCTTATGGCAAGCTGTACCAATGGCTTGCTGCTCTTGCCTTCCCCTTGCACTCTACAGCTCATGACAAATCCACCTGCAACAGGACTTGATCCCGAAAAATCTCCGCTACTTTGTCGGCTTGGTATTGGTGTTGCAGCGGTTTGCATCTGTTTGTCAGTGTCTATGAAAAATTCACCACCCTTTTCAGCACTGATGGATATCTCTGACATAAGAACCTCTCCTACCTCCTGGCCTTCAGAGAGAAGGTGAAATCTGCAGCAGATGGTGTCTCTGATGCCACGTTCGCGCCATGCCTCCAGCTTTCCCCATGGCTGCCAGCTTTCAGGTCCGCGAGCATCAGGGCAAACAATCAACCAAGCTCCTGGGTTGGATTTGGCAACCCAATCACAACCTGTTGATGGCACAAAGGGAGTCGTTATGAAGGCTGCTGCAACAGCCGAGCCAGAAAGATCGTGTATCTTCACCTTCCATCccttcctttctcttctctctatctctaattCCAAACTGTCAGCAAAGGACAACAAGTAATTGCTTAACGGGTCCGGGGACACCCTATAAAATCATCATAACCATCCAAAGATTCATTTTAACAACGTTGTAATGAAGAAAAAACCAATTTCAAACTAACAGGAGACCATTTCCTACGTAAATTTTTTCTTATGCCTCCATGGATTAGTGAAATTTTCATGTGCTTTTTCTTTTACAGCACAGAAACATTATTAAGTACTGCTTTCAGTGTAAAGTGCATGCACAATGACACACAGAAAAACTGCTCAAAATCAAATGGCGATCAATTCCTTAAACAAATGGAGCCAAAACCATATGAATCAGGAAACTAGTTGAGAAAGTCAAATATCCTGGTAATCATTTGTTAACAGTTTTGAACCAATTCTGAaccaatttttcttttctacttATCAATTCTGAACCAATTTTTCCTCTTAATTTCAAAGGCCTAAACAGTTACTGACACGGCTTTCAAGCATCAATAAGTGCAAACGAAAGAGATGAGAGTTGTGTTCAAAAGATTAAAGATGTTTAAATTGTAAAACAAGCCAAATGAATCATATCACCTGTCTCGACTAAATTTGCAACTGAATATAGGCTGCTTGACGGAACCTCGAAGCTGAACTATCTGAGGACTCAATGTGGTCACATCTTCAAACTGAAAAAGATATCTTGGATCAGGATCTAGTTTCACTGTCAGATGAAGCTCCGCTCCAGGTTTTCCACTCTCCTGTTTGTTTTTTCCAATGCCAATCCATCCATTGAAAAGAATAACTGGTTTTCCTTCACCCCATTCTGGACCCACCTCTAGTTTAAATGTCCCAATCTGCTGCCTTTTGATGCCAACACCACAATGCGACCCCTTTCTCCCTGTAAAAACAGCAATCTCAAGATAGGAATGAGTGTTATGGAAACAACCAGGTGTCAGCAATGCCTTCAGATCAGCTTCTTCAAGATAAAAGCTTGAGGCAATGCTGTGACTATCAGGGGTGGCTTCAGGTGAGGATATTAAAGGGACCGATGTTTTCTGCACTGGAAAACCTCGAAGTCGTATCTCACACAAACACGGAGAAGAAAATGCATGGAGTCCAGATTTTGAAGTATTTAGCGCTGTTCCTGAAAGCCTCAGCACCAGTGACCCTATTGACAATCTGACAAAGGCCTGAGGATCCAT encodes the following:
- the LOC119992928 gene encoding uncharacterized protein LOC119992928 yields the protein MDPQAFVRLSIGSLVLRLSGTALNTSKSGLHAFSSPCLCEIRLRGFPVQKTSVPLISSPEATPDSHSIASSFYLEEADLKALLTPGCFHNTHSYLEIAVFTGRKGSHCGVGIKRQQIGTFKLEVGPEWGEGKPVILFNGWIGIGKNKQESGKPGAELHLTVKLDPDPRYLFQFEDVTTLSPQIVQLRGSVKQPIFSCKFSRDSLELEIERRERKGWKVKIHDLSGSAVAAAFITTPFVPSTGCDWVAKSNPGAWLIVCPDARGPESWQPWGKLEAWRERGIRDTICCRFHLLSEGQEVGEVLMSEISISAEKGGEFFIDTDKQMQTAATPIPSRQSSGDFSGSSPVAGGFVMSCRVQGEGKSSKPLVQLAIRHITCVEDAAIFMALAAAVDLSIVACRPFPRRLRRGSRHSF